One window from the genome of Schistocerca piceifrons isolate TAMUIC-IGC-003096 chromosome 1, iqSchPice1.1, whole genome shotgun sequence encodes:
- the LOC124745964 gene encoding putative gamma-glutamylcyclotransferase CG2811: MSFYLFVYGTLKRDEPEHHYLEYETNGTSKFVSTAQTVKRYPLIIDTQYNIPFLIHREGMGHRILGEIYEVDERMMKTIDELKSHPNLYCRLQDSVRIFVEDEEDVKNIPVMKCWMYFITDLKRDVGPVMLRSYHSDGYHGRPFLLRGSCFKAVNGFDVWRMNLEDESGRSAE, encoded by the exons ATGTCATTCTACTTGTTCGTTTATGGCACTCTGAAGAGGGACGAACCAGAACACCATTATCTTGAATATGAGACAAATGGAACCTCCAAATTTGTGTCTACAGCTCAGACTGTGAAGCGTTATCCGCTTATTATAGATACTCAGTACAACATTCCCTTCCTTATTCATCGAGAAGGTATGGGACACAGAATTTTGGGAGAAATTTACGAAGTAGATGAGCGCATGATGAAAACTATAGACGAGCTGAAAAGTCATCCAAATTTATATTGTAGATTACAAGACAGTGTTCGTATTTTCGTTGAAGATGAAGAAGATGTAAAGAATATTCCTGTGATGAAATGCTGGATGTATTTCATAACTGATCTAAAGAGAGATGTTGGTCCAGTGATGCTTCGTTCGTACCATTCTGATGGTTATCATGGAAGACCATTTTTGCTGAGAGGATCCTGT TTCAAGGCAGTGAATGGATTTGATGTGTGGAGGATGAATCTTGAAGATGAATCTGGAAGATCAGCAGAATAG